A genome region from Triticum aestivum cultivar Chinese Spring chromosome 2B, IWGSC CS RefSeq v2.1, whole genome shotgun sequence includes the following:
- the LOC123042095 gene encoding LRR receptor-like serine/threonine-protein kinase FLS2, with the protein MVARHTWLLPPVLAVCLAAALLAADASAPLHLEALLAFKKGVTADPLGALSNWTAGAGDAVRGGVPRHCNWTGVACDGAGRVTSIQLLQTQLQGALTPFLGNISTLQLLDLTENGFTGAIPPQLGRLGELQQLILTENSFAGGIPRELGDLGNLQLLDLTTNTLTGVIPSSLCNCSAMWALGLGINNLTGQLPACIGDLDKLQIFSAFINNLDGELPPSFAKLTQMKSLDLSTNKLSGSIPPEIGNFSHLWILQLLENRFSGPIPSALGRCKNLTLLNIYSNRFTGAIPRELGELVNLEALRLYDNALSSEIPSSLGRCTKLLSLGLSMNQLTGSIPPELGELRSLQTLTLHDNRLTGTVPLSLTNLVNLTYLSLSNNSLSGPLPENIGALRNLGKLIIHSNSLSGPIPASITNCTLLSNASMSSNELTGHLPAGLGQLQGLVFFSVGNNSLNGSIPKDLLDCVNLRTLVLASNNFTGGLW; encoded by the coding sequence ATGGTGGCACGTCACACTTGGCTGCTGCCGCCCGTTCTCGCTGTCTGCCTGGCGGCGGCATTGCTCGCGGCGGACGCGTCGGCACCCTTGCACCTCGAGGCGCTGCTGGCGTTCAAGAAGGGCGTCACCGCCGACCCACTGGGCGCGCTGTCCAACTGGACGGCGGGGGCCGGCGACGCCGTCCGCGGCGGGGTGCCGCGGCACTGCAACTGGACTGGCGTCGCCTGCGACGGCGCGGGCCGCGTCACGTCCATCCAGCTGCTCCAGACGCAGCTCCAGGGCGCGCTCACGCCGTTCCTGGGCAACATCTCCACGCTCCAGCTCCTCGACCTCACCGAGAACGGCTTCACCGGCGCCATCCCGCCGCAGCTCGGCCGCCTCGGCGAGCTCCAGCAGCTCATTCTCACCGAGAACAGCTTCGCCGGCGGCATCCCCCGGGAGCTCGGCGACCTGGGGAACCTGCAGCTCCTCGACCTCACCACCAACACGCTCACCGGAGTCATCCCCAGCAGCCTCTGCAACTGTTCGGCTATGTGGGCGCTCGGCCTGGGCATCAACAACCTCACCGGCCAACTCCCCGCTTGCATCGGCGACCTCGACAAACTCCAGATATTCTCGGCCTTTATAAACAATCTCGACGGCGAGCTTCCGCCGTCATTCGCCAAGCTCACACAGATGAAGTCGCTGGACCTCAGCACCAACAAGCTGTCCGGCTCGATCCCGCCGGAGATCGGGAACTTCTCGCACCTCTGGATTCTTCAGCTGTTGGAAAACCGCTTCTCCGGACCAATCCCGTCGGCGCTTGGCCGCTGCAAGAACCTCACCTTGCTCAACATATACAGCAACCGTTTCACCGGGGCCATCCCCCGCGAGCTCGGGGAGCTCGTCAACCTGGAGGCGCTGCGGTTGTACGACAACGCGCTGTCGTCCGAGATCCCGAGCTCGCTGGGGCGGTGCACGAAGCTATTATCGCTTGGGCTGTCCATGAACCAGCTGACCGGCTCGATCCCGCCGGAGCTCGGCGAGCTCCGGTCGCTCCAGACGCTGACGCTCCATGATAACCGGCTCACCGGCACGGTTCCGTTGTCTCTGACGAATCTTGTCAACCTGACATACCTGTCGCTCAGCAACAACTCCCTGTCTGGCCCGCTGCCGGAGAACATCGGGGCGCTCCGGAATCTCGGGAAGCTCATCATCCACAGCAACTCGCTCTCCGGCCCAATTCCGGCGAGCATAACCAACTGCACGTTGCTGTCCAACGCGAGCATGTCATCAAACGAGTTGACAGGGCACCTGCCTGCGGGGCTTGGCCAGCTACAGGGCCTCGTGTTCTTTTCAGTGGGCAACAACTCGCTGAACGGAAGCATACCGAAGGACCTGCTCGACTGCGTGAACCTCCGCACTCTGGTCCTAGCAAGCAACAACTTCACCGGTGGGCTGTGGTAG